A region of the Hemicordylus capensis ecotype Gifberg chromosome 9, rHemCap1.1.pri, whole genome shotgun sequence genome:
TTTACAGGAAACACAACATGATACAATTAATAGCAACTTCCAGCCTATACAGACCTATGAATAATTCATGCAAAATATTGGAAATGGAATCTTATTTAATCTATAAAGTAATGGGAGATAATTTGCTATTCTATCTAATTGAGCAAGTTCTCTATGGCATAAAGAAGGAAAACCAAAGAGACAGGTTTGTTGAAAAATGCCCATGCTTGATTATCTTTTGGAGCACTAGAAGAGAAAACTTCAATAGATGAGATTGTATTTCACTTTCTGCATTACGTTTGGTAGTATGGTACAAAATCTCAAAGACTGCCATTTTTCAATAAGTTAACTacataaacatttaaaacaggaaCCACAAAACATAGCAGAGCTGGTAGCTCAAATCATCTCTTGGGTATGGGTGTTTaatacattttcatttttaaacctTGCTAGTGCCTCTCTCTCTGGGCCTCTAATTCTCCAGGAATAATACTTGAGTTATTAACAGGATTTTGCTAGGCCCTGGGAGGCGGAAATGAAAATGTAATTCTTTCCGTTATAGCATTATGGCCTGGCCTTTCTTCCCTCCTGCATCTATAGCAACATAgatgagggctctaggccacctccagccccagaagcAAAAcatctctaaataccagatgcaggagagggggcatgccctcagctcttgcttgtgggcttcccagaggcatctgatgggccactgtgtgaaacaggatgctggactagatgggccctgggcttGTTCTTATCTACTTGACAAACAAGCTGCATCTCTTACACTGGATGCTTTGCCTTAGTATTTCAAATTACACTGGTGTCCAAAGGGATGAGAGACAAGAACAAGTTGTGTGGGCTGTGAAAACCACATGGatttatgatgtcatccaactACCATCCAAAAAAGACTGAAATGGAAGATGTCCTCCTGCTCAGTGTGCCTGTTTGGGGACCCACGCTGCAAGAGAACCTCTCTTTGTTCCCTTAGGAGACCATCATCTCCGTTGAAAATGACTGAATGGCTTTTATAGCAACAAGATATTCCATGTCTCCTGTAGCTCAACATCTAAGTCACAGCTACAGGCAGTTTATGTTCATGCATGCCTGGCTTTATGGTTTCTGTCCTTTCAAAATAAATCTTGTTTTAATgcactgattttaacagggattATTTCAGTAACTGTCACGGCAAGCCACACAAGCACTTGGTTTTCAaggcatttcattttttaaaaaatatatttttttttaatgaagggatCGGCCatagtagctcagtggaagatcacatgccttgcatgcagaaggtcccaaattcaatccctagcatctgcaggtaggttTGAGAAATACCCTACTGGAAAAGCCCAGGAGAaaatggctgccagtcagtgtagacaagattgACCTACATgcgaccagtggtctgactcagtataaagcagcttcatttaTTTAGAAAATTACTATCCTGCTTCTCTACTGgaaacccaaagcagtttacaataaataatGCACCATAATGGAAACACAAAACATACTAGGATAAATAATGCAAATACTTTATAATTCTTAGGAGCAGACCAAAAAGTTAGAAAGGCCTACATTAAGCACAGAAGATGAACAATTTTTTTTTGGCAATTCCCGGTACTTATTTGTCTTCTGGTCAATAGGCTAGAATAAATGCTGATTGGTAACTGGAATTCATTTGTATTTCCAGCTAGTGACCAACCTGGATCTAGTGCATGCAGTAGGAGGTGGCAGCAAACTGTGAGTTTAGGTGATAACGTGTATTTCAAACTAGCCTACTTTGGTTCTTGTGTGCTCAGCATTTACAATTGGAAGAGGGTCCAATACAGCTTGCAAATAAGCCCAGAAAAGTTACCAGCCTGGGTATACCTTTATTAGTATATAGCTGATAACGTCTCTGGGCTTATTTGCAAGCTGTATTGGACCCTGTTCCAGTTTGTGTttcccatttaaaacacacacatacatttgtaCAGCATCTCTAGTCACCTGCAGGAGATTCTTGCTCGCCATAGGCAACCAAGCATGCCACTATTTCCAGGTCTGGTCTTATGCAAACAACATGTTGGCACAGCTGGACAAGTCTCCGGTTCCCTAAGTTTCTGCCACTGCAGAACACAGCTCAGCTAATACAGCCAAGACAAGAACTAAAGTGCATGTGCACCAGCCTTACTATGTGCACtataggagggggaaagagaagccaAAATGAGACAGGCTTTGGAGCCTCACCGTGAAGTGTGCATTTGTCAGGCTGACCTCACTGTTCTACCTCGGGCATGGAGGCAGCCTATTTCCAGCTCTATtcaatgttcctttttaaaaacaggaagaaaacaaagaaagaCCAGAACACTCTGCCTCTTCAACAGAGCCCCCTCAGGTCACATGCTGCCTCAGCACCAACACTTGCTCAGTGCTCTGTTCTTTTGGGACTCAAAGTTACATTCCTCTGTAAATGGATTTATCTTCTTCCAGGAGATGGAAGGAGTACTCTTAAAACAGTGCACTCAGGTGCACTTAAAACAGATCCTCCTCTCAGCAAAAGCCACGTTTTCTTGCCTCTATTTATTCCATTCTGGATTTATTGCACTTGCTGTTCTAGGGCCTCCATGTGAAGCATCTGCAATATGAGActcatattggggggggggatgggggggtagGGGAACTCTAAAGACACTCCAGTGAATAAAGAACTCGATGTTACTACCAAAGTACCTTGCAATGAAACACACAGTCAGATCTTCAAGTCCGGCCAAAAAAACACAAAAGGACACAAACACAAAAAGatcttcctctctcacaagatCCTCAGATTGGTGATGCTTTTGAGCACGTTTCATTTACTGTGTGATGTAGAAAGCAGCCAGCATGATCAAGTGTGGACAGTGTCATGAACCCCAAGTCTGACtcggaggaacataggaaactgccatatactgagtcagaccattggtctatctagctcagtattgtcttcacagactggcagtggcttctccaagcttgcaccagcacatgtaccacaattttaaggtcatttgtctccagaaatggacgtatctggcatatcaaccagagctgataaaaagcactcctggccacagcctcaacctgagaaaccagggagagtttgggatccaggaacactcccagactacgaacctgatctctGACTGGGAgtctaaccccatccagaacgggcaaatctaaaccatctctgggATCCTGATCCCCTAcaaacagtacctccgtcttgtttggattaagattaagatgtaataaataaagacaaataaaatattaaatgtgATGTTTCAGAGTAtcttaaaataaacacacaccccTTCTAGTAATGACAGAAGACACAATCCATCAAGAAACATACTTAATTCCCACCAAGATAAATGATATTTCagattgagagccagcgtggtgtggagCTAATGGCGGGAAGGCTGGGGCTCTAGCTCCCTCTAGAACATATATTGGCGTATTCTGGAGTAAAAAGTAGTGCGCTCGGCTAGTGGCAGGATTGCCCGTGAAGAACTTGGTATCTGCAGCTCAGTGGGGAACGTGTTGCTTTGGATTTTTTCTAACCCCTTCCCCCAATCAACCACTCCCTATGCATACTCTGAAGTTtgaaaatagtgcattcagctaatctaAGTGGCAGGAGTGCCCATGCAAAACTTGGCATCTGCAGCTCTTTGGGAAGCATTTTATTTAGAATTTATTTAGTGTACTGCCATGGCTCGAGGAATCATCTGACTAGTAACATTTCTATCTAGTTGGTGAACTGAGCCAAGATTTCTCCACCCCGTTTATACCATCGCTACTTAATGGGGAAATTGCCAGGAGTTGGAACCAacacaacagcacactttaccttagcttGTTATCAAGCGagaggttgatggttcgaatccccgctggtattttccccagactatgctACTGATAgccggcagcagcaatataggaagatgctgcatgggaggaggcaatggtaaacccctcctgtattctaccaaaagacaaccacagggctctgtggttgccaggagttggaaCCAacacgacggcacactttacctttacttgtttGAAATTAGGACCAAAAGTGGCATCACAGTCAGTGTTaactgtaacaaggattcccagaagttgctggggattatgggagctgtagtcaacaatatctgggaacacTGGTCACGGTAGAAGATGCTACTAATATAAGGTCATATTTGGATGGGAAGACCACAGAAACTACAGGGCTTAGAAGTGGTAAGATGAAGAAGGCTTCCTACATTTCATGTTCTCTTTTCCAAACCCTAAAAGCCTGCTTTGCTCCAAACCCCAGCTCATGTCAACCAACAAACAATGCACAACACAATGTCCCAGACAGCATCTCCACCAAGACCCTTAGTAGCACACTGCGCGTCAAGGTATTTTAAGTTTCATACCATCTGGAGGTGGCATTCACTGGAGAATAAAAGCTGGCATGAGTCACAAAGCACTGGGAAGAGAGGGGCTGACGTTGGTAGACCATTTCCCCAGGCGAGCAAACAAACATAACGACAATAGATGTCAGCCATCCAGACGACAGATTATGAAGCCTCCACTTTTGAAATCAGGACTTGAAAAGTTTATCAAGCATATTTGCAGACTTTGATTTTATTGCCAATTGCTTCACACACGTCCTGAGAAATGTTCCACTCAACTGTGTAGGTGCTGCTTCAGATGCCTTGACACATGCGTAAAAGCAGGTATTTACTTTAGAAGTTAGGACAGTATTAAATCTAGAGAGAAATGGAAGAGACTGGCAAAACATCAGACATTTTGCCATCTTTTCAGTGACTccagccataagcaaattttcaagttgatattagctatacccactggcaagagaactaTAAGGCCAAATTTTTATAGAACTCTTAAATATTATAGTGTCTAGAACATGCAAAATACACGGGTAACTGAATCAGAAGCAATGTCAAAAATTTTGATTTCATTACCAACGTATTTTGCATGTTCCAGACACTATCTATATTTAAGTGTCTTGTAATATGGCCCTAAAGCAGGTGGTGTTCCCTTGCCATTGGGCATATATAATATCAATCtggaaatttgcttatggctataGTCACAGAAAAAGCCGTGAtgtgcctgattctgttacccttggaattgctctGAGCTAAGATCCAAACATGCCTTTCAGAGCATCCTCTTACCATGATGCACAGTCAAGTTAGTCTAAGCAAAAAAAGGTTGAGTAACTATTGATATACTAACAATCTTTTCTTCCTCTACTTGCAGGGGTTTGCTGTCAGGCTGAGCCAACGATGCCAAACTGTAGGTCAGAGAGGTTGACTCCTTACATTCAGTTAGTGTCCACCATTGCAGCAGGCAAGTCTGTGCAAGCAGATGGTAGAACCATGGATTGTTGTCTTGCGTTTCCCAAATGCTGCTAAGTGCAATGAGTGCTATCCAAACCTGTGGAGCTAAAACTCCACAGACCAGAGGAACAAGAGGAAGAATGGGAATGTCAGGAATCATTTCAGGAGATGTGAATGGTGAGCTAACTGGCAGCCTGAATCTGGGGGGCTCCTGCCAGTGGATGTCTACTGGGCAGTTGGGGTTGGAGGCAGGACCCAGTGGCATTCCACCAACACCAGAAAACAGATTCTGGCTGGAGCACTGGTATTGCTCTACCACTGGCAGCGGCAAGACCAACTGTGACTGCCTAAAGAGAAGGGAAAAGATACAGCAGATgagcaaaggaagctgccatatgccgagtcagaccattggtctatctagctcagtattgtcttcacagactggcagcaacttctccaagcttgcaggcagcaatctctctcagccctatcttggagaagccagggagggaacttgaaaccatctgctcttcccagagcggctacatcccctgaggggaatatcttacagcgctcacacatcacgtctcccgtTCATAtacaaccaaggcagaccataGAGGGCGAAACAAGCCTGAAAGTAGGAGGACTGCAGAGCTTTCCAATACGTGTGCTGCCTGAGGCAAGACAGGAACGGAACTGGAGTCTAGAGGGAGCTCCGCCTACCAACCCCAGGATATTGCCTACAAATTTAACTGcacttcctgtcttcctgaggcatgGTCTAAGACACAACCCATCTTTATGGATAAAAATCAGACAACTGTGGaaaaagtaaacttgtcccattgagttcagtgggagtaCACATGAGCAGCTTAGTCTCAATGTAAGCTAGTACccggagtagcctgtctcataacagctttttaaaactgtctgctTTATTTTTATGGTTGAtattaaattgttgaattgtttgaCATTTTTATATGTgtcttaattgttttatgtttactGCCcaaagacaaaagtttgggcaatatagaagtctgatataaacaaacaaaaactatgaagtgtgtaagtgtgtgtgtacgcatgcacacacacacaaaatatctatggggtacctgaactGGAGCTTTGCGAAGGAGTGCACaaacccctggtctacaccaactggcagcagctccccaacgtttcaggcaggagtctttcccagccctacctggagattctgtgAACTGAAACTGGCACCTGTTGCACGCAAAGCAGGTGATCTACCCCTGAACTACAGCACCCACCAGAAGCAGCTTTTCACCAGATGCAGCTTTCTTGCTAGGTAACTGGTGGGATTTTTCACAGTAAAACTAGCTCTTCAGCTTCTTTAGCAAATCCCTGATCAAGCAAAGAAGGAGCTGCAGCGGGGACACAATTAGTTCCCGATGGATAGGTTGCACTGATCTAGCTTTGATAAGCAATTTAACCCTTACCCAGGGAGCAAAGCTCATCAGAATGCTTACCAAGTTACTTCCCTAGGCTGCCTTAAACTTCACGCCTCACCCTTCCACGCTATACCGTGTAGGAGCCAAAGAATGATAATTAGAGCCGTTGAGGTCAGCAGGACCTGAATGAGCTATTATGGTATAGCTTGCCCATCGATCGCCTAATAGCCTCTTGAAGACAGGCCCTGCTGCGCTCCAGGAATAGAACCCAAACGGCAAGCTCTCTGCAGCTCACACAAGACAGCAACCACATTAGCTGGTTGTCAGCTCACTTCTTGTCAAGAAAATGGGAAGACTTCACAAGTCAGTCTGCATTTCAACTTTCATTTCTCTCtcgacagggctctgtgatctcaGCCCAGCCCCATCTTTGAAAGGAcatcttcttttcctttcttttttggggggaaggaGACTCTCTCTTTGAACTCAAGTTCTTTATTGTCTGTGAAATTCTACGACAGCGTAAATCACAAGGTGCCCTCCTCTCTGGTTCAAAAGCACCTTTTTATGCTACTGTCAAGAAGGTTGCTGCAGGTGAGCCCTCTAACTCCATGACTGTACCATCTCCAAGCTGTTTCCTGGAAGTGCCTCCGCTAAGGAAGAGCAGGTTCATTTCACAGTGCTTGtgttaaatgggggggggggccctagTAGCTTCCCCTCACCCCATCTCCCTCTGCACCAACTCTCAGTGTAGCTTCAAATGCTTTCTATATTAAAGTTCCCTCCTTTGCCTTCAGAAAGTCAGCCATGGCCCAGCAGTGCAATTTTATGGCTGATCTCTTCCCATTTCACCACAAGAGTAACGAAAAGGCAACCTTCCAAGATAATCAGGAAAACCAAAGCATTCTCCCTTCAAAGAGACAAATGATTCCTGGAAAGAATGCTATGAGAGCTTGGAAGCTGACAAGGCCCTCACCAGCCTTTGGCCTGCCTCTCCAACGTTCCTCATTCACTCCTTTGCACTGTGCAGCATGGTACTTAAAACAGTGCCAGGATATGGCAAGCGTCAGCTTCactcacaatttacaaaataggAAATCTATATCAATCATCTACATGGGAAGTCCTGGAGTCATTCACTGTACTTTGCAAGAAGTAAGCAAGTAAGCTGCCCTACTTTAGAGGCTCACATTAGAACTTAAAATTAATAAATGTCTGTTTTAGTCATCTTTAAAGAATCTGTAACTTAGTCTGTACCCTCGactcaactcctggtgcccacagagccctgtggttttctttggtagaacacaggaagggttgaccattgcctcctcccacacagtatgagatgatgcctttcagcatcttcctatatcggtgCTGACCAACAgaagtaccagcagagattcaaactggcaaccatctgcttgttagtcaagcatttccccgctgcgccacttaaggtaaatTTACGTGGTGGCAGCAAAATAAAGAAACACTGAGAGAAATAAATTCAAACAAGCGTGTGCTAGAAATGTCTCCTCAGGGGACAGGGAGGGGCTCAACGGAAAACACAGCATTTTGAGGAAGGTTTTGCTTGTAAAGCTGGGAGAATGAGTTAGCAGACATCAAAAGGAagtttgctctctctcttttttggccGAAACCTCCAACAGGAGCTCACTAGCAGGCATTGGTTTTCAGGAACAGGAAAACTGGATCTGAGGGTGTAGTGAAAGATTCTGACAGCTTTGGGGTTCAATTCCTAAACAGTGGAAGACCCACCATGAAGTTTTTGTCACAGCcacgagggaggagagctggtcttatggtagcaagcattaattgtcccctttgctaggcagggtctgccctggttgcatttgaatgagacacaacatgtgaacactgtaagatattcccctcagaggatggggctgctctgcgaagagcacctgcgtgcttgcatgaagaaggttccaagtcccctccctggcaacatccccaagatagggctgagagagagattcctgcctgcaaccttggagaagctgctgccagtctgagtagacaatattgaactagatggaccaatggtctgacttggtatatggcagctgcctatgttcctatgctatttataaaacagaaatattttaaatcaaggaGCAAAGCAGGAGTCCATCAGCACCAGGATTAGCAATGTCCTCTCAACAAAATTGAGAATTCAGCTGCATGCTACACTTCCCTGACATGATACTGACCAATTGCTAACCCTAGGTGTCCCACAGGCTTGAacgctcctcccctccctgccacttttcAGTTTCAGAAGTAACTGTGGCCATTTATGACACAATCTCCTGCCATGCTGGacctcaaggcagtgtacacggGCTTCCCAGGTGGTCTCCTGTCCAGGCACTGTACAAACCTAGGCCTTCAGCAAGTTTGCTGCCTCACATGCTACTAGGACATATTAGTATTATGTATGCACAGCACTTTCACTAACCATGATTAGTCCAATTCACAGCATGCAGATCTGATTCTAACAATGGTTGTAAATTGTAATGCAGCACAAACAGTGGTGAAGACATACAGCAAGCTAAGGCTGcctccaaaacaaaaacagaaaaggacAATGCCTACAATAGGGGAAGATAAATGAAGGAGGATCTGTGAGGCCCTATGGTTAGGTGTTCAGATGGTCTTATGCCTATTACAAATCACAGAGGCACTGAGAGGACAGGATCAGGCTCCATATCCTAAAATCCATTCCTTATAGGGCTACTGCATTTTGGGCtctatacaaatatgttaaataaataaatggaaaataataCACAGAAAGTGTTGAGTACCAAAGGACAGGGAGTTTTGTGGGTCCGCCCCACTTCCTAGCATATCAACCCCCAGTTTAATGGCACAAGCCTACCACTGTGTTATAGCAACTGAAGTGCACCATAGAATCCAGCTGTAAGTTTAGGATTCCGCAAGGGACCCAATTCTTCAGTTTGTGTTGCAAATACACTGTGTAAATTCCCATGCCCCCTGTCTAGTTGGAACTACCACTTTTAAAGCAAATGCCAGGGAGAAGGCATTGTGTTAAGTTTGGCAGATATGGATACCGGAGATCCAGGTTGAAACACTTACTTACTGTAAGACCATTCCATACATTAGTATACATTTCTCTTTCTAGTATGCAGGCACCTAACTGCTGGATGTAATCAATACTTGTTTGCAAACATGCATCTTACAGAGATGCAGTCTTCTCAGAAAGAAGCAATTGTAATGAGCAGGAAATACACAGTCGATTAACCTATGTAGTCCAGGAAAGGACAGCATTTTGGGGAAACAGTTAACTTGGGTTCTGAGCACAAGCCTTAACTTTGCAAGAAATAAAGGCAACATGAACAACTTGGAAGGCAGTCTTGAACCTAAACAAGGAGGCACAGCATGCTAAACAAACAGATGTTTTGCCAAGACACTAGATATCtgtgaagaggggaggggagtatagctggcagagcacatgtttggtatgcagaaggtctcgttTAATCCCGTGCGCAAGACCATCTTCAGGGTCCTGCACACAATTCTGTTAACTCTCTGCTCTCATATCCTGCCACATTCTTGCCTGTGACCCTCACTCAACCAGCTTCAGCACCTTCAATTGGCCAGAGATGTCCTAGGCCCTCAAGCAACTCTTTCCTTGCTGTTTCTTACATCTAGAACCACCTCCCAGAACTTCTCTGAAGTCAGCCCCTTATTTCCTTTAAACCCCTCCTCTAAATTCATCTTTCCTGTTAAGCTTTTGGAACAATCCGGTAGTCACCAGGTGAATTCCTAAACCTAAGCAAGCAATTGCACATTTCCCCCCAGTCTTTCCCCACATCCACTTCCCGAAGAAcaaaagagccttgctggattggAAGGCCTATCCAGCTCAGCATGGACCCGCTGCGTGGACCCGCTGTTCcgcaaactggttcagcccaacCGCGAACCTATCCGGCAGTTCGAGGGCTAGTGAGgaagccttgggaagccacacaaacGGGAGATGAAGGAATGCCCCCTCTTCAGCCATTGCTCCTCTGCAGCTTTtcggtatttggaggcatcctgtctctgagcacCCCTTTCCTTCCACTGTGGTCTTCCCTCTATATCTTTCAGATTGTGAACCTTCAGAGCAGAGCCCTGTCTTTTCTCTCTATGAAAAAGCACCGTGCACACGGACAACACTACGTAaaccaccaccagtgttccctctaaggcatgtgcatgctcacacattatGAGGTCTactcaattttagatcctgctaaggttgaatcaggaaggccccaccctgaatgcacatgtgcacactgccttgatactgccgcccagaacaaatctaattccacacacagattaaaaaaattagagagaacactgaccacCACCTCATCCAGACAGAGctgggaagacccctgcctgaaaccctggagagccactgcaggacaatgtagacaatactgagtcaaaTGGACCAAGGCCGCTTTCTGTGTTCTATGTCAGTGATTTGGGAACAACTCCCACAATAgccaaagatgatgggagttgtgatatATAACAACATATGGGACACAAGTTGGGACTCCTTCCTCTGTGTTCCTCTTTAGATTTACGATCTGCAGTTGCCAGAATGTTATGCCTTACTGGGAACATGTCACCTATAAAAGCGACATTAAATTACCACACCCACTAACACACAGAAACCCAAAGATCACTTATTTGAATATGTAATCTaaataggaacacaagaagctgccatataccgagtcagaccattggtctatctagctcagtattgtcttcacagactggcagtgacttctccaaggattcaggcaggaatctctctcccctaaggggaatatcttacagtactcacacttctagtctctcattcatatgtaaccagggtgaaccctgcttagctaaggggacaagtcatgcttgctaccacaagaccagctctcctttccttaaATGCATTATACACCTCATATAGAGTCACAGACCAACTAAAATAATTACCAACCACAAATTATTTGAAAGACTTCTCAAGTTTCACACAACCACAAACTTTCTCAAGAGAAGTAACTTGTATTTCCCCATCACACTGTATCCTGATATAGCAATAAGAATATTACTATCCAAACAACATAAAAAGACACTTTATCCATTACTGAAATGCTATCACACCCTCGTGTATCTAAAATGCCAGAAATATTAAGTGCTCTCTTTCAGGCAATTATCTTACTGTCACTTCTCAACCTCCTGCTTCAAGAGTTGGTCTCTTAGTCATATGTAATATTTCTGGCTCAATTCCTATCGGGATCTACTTTTCAAAGCTGCACTCAAGCTAACTTAGACATTATCTATTTCTGAACACAATGTCCTAAAAGAAATGGAGACTAGCCCCATCACCACAttttagtttctttctttctttaatcaCATAGCAAAGAATAGAAGGGACCAGAACCAGAAAATGGCAGACTGGAATCATACATGTTACAATTCCCTGAATCTGGACTCTGATATGAACCTTTctgacagcagcagtggtggccagaAGAGAGAAACCAGTCTCGCCGTTATTCCTTGGCCCTGAGCAGAGTGCTAGAGTGGGTCTGCTTTTCAGAGAGCAACTTATCAAGGCACGTTGGTATGGAAGGCGCCCCAATATCTATTCCAAGGTTTCCAGGCTTCCCTCCGCCCAGCTTTAGCAACAGAAGTAGGAGCAATTTCCACTGCTTAGAACATCTCTAAATCATTTCTTGGTTCCTGGGCTTCTACCAAAACAACAGATTTAatttaaaagagagagggggCCCCCTCCCCTACAAATAAAGGATTCAATTTCTAAAACAAAAAAGTGTACTATATTCCTCTAGTGTCTAGTAGCAGCTTTTTAGCAGGTTTCAAAATCCGCAAGCAAGGAGGGTTTCTGATTGGGACCAGTTATTTCAGAGAATAACACAGTGGCCATGTTCAACCATTGCTTCCTGACTTGACCTTCAACACACTCACCTCCCCTGAGTAACTGTACTTTCCTTTCAGAATTTGCCGATACAAGCGGGTACGGTTGTCATCCTCAAAAGGCATTGTCCCACTTAGAAGGATGTAAGAGATCACACCCAACGCCCACATGTCTACAGAGTTAGTGTAGGGCTTCCTGACCAAGATCTCTGGGGCAATGTACTCTGGCGTTCCGCAGGTGGTCTTCATTAGGCAATCATCTCCCTTCTTCCGAGCACTTGCCAGCCCAAAGTCTGTAATCATTATTTTAGAATCCATGCCTGGGTGGTAATACAGCAGGTTCTCTGGCTTTAAGTCCCTGTGTGTTATGCCCAACGTATGTAAGTAtttaaccccatccaaaaccatCTGCAGCACACGGGTAGCATCTCTTTCCGTGAAGGAGCCTTTGGCAATTATTCGGTCAAACAATTCCCCTCCAGTGGCCAATTCCATCACCATGTAGACTCGCTCCTGTGTCTCAAAGACTTCAATGAGCTGGATTATGTTGGTGTGACGTACGCGACGCAAAACACAGAGCTCTGACTCACACACTTCCCTCCCTTCCCGGTACTTGGTCTCGATCATCTTGATGGCGTATGGTTGCTTGGTAGCCTTGTGCTCGACTCGCACTACACGGCTGAAGCTGCCTCGGCCAATCAGGGCTTTGATGTCATACTTGGCTGTCACTCTGGGATCAAAC
Encoded here:
- the PSKH1 gene encoding serine/threonine-protein kinase H1: MGCGTSKVLPEPPKDVHLDLVKKVEPYTGYKNDIYKHFIKDGGDAIKSGFPSPPRHTNQYSSGCSPARVEQPEPRKNRVAKYRAKFDPRVTAKYDIKALIGRGSFSRVVRVEHKATKQPYAIKMIETKYREGREVCESELCVLRRVRHTNIIQLIEVFETQERVYMVMELATGGELFDRIIAKGSFTERDATRVLQMVLDGVKYLHTLGITHRDLKPENLLYYHPGMDSKIMITDFGLASARKKGDDCLMKTTCGTPEYIAPEILVRKPYTNSVDMWALGVISYILLSGTMPFEDDNRTRLYRQILKGKYSYSGEPWPSVSNLAKDFIDRLLTVDPSNRLTALQALKHPWVVSMAASSSMKNLHRSISQNLLKRASSRCQSTKSAQSTRSSRSTKSNKSRRVRERELRELNLRYQQQYNG